The genomic DNA ccttaaatacagattttaatatttactcaaataaccagatatgttaattaacacataaagtattattttaaacaattaaatacataatatatctcttagttttggcttaattgtcaaataatcattcttcatacaattgagacgaatcgtcgccattgttcaacagacgtgacgtcacataaacgaggtttcagtatggttccacaaaaaactaagtttgactggtatatattcattttaagcaaattaaatagatggcattcaactctcaataatatattcaaccaattttgaaccttaaaacagttgaaattggcgcatataaggctcaaaatcccgtgcaaagttcagaaattctatggaagacagccgcgctaagTAGttcttaattaaatacaaaaaggttgcaaatttaaagtttttttgtttcaaaaattacaaCTGGTAGACGGTTTAAAGGTTTACTCCTATATTTGCATTCAAAGTGTCATTAACCGTTTGCCcacggccgtcttctatggaaactttgcgcgacaagtctgtagcgcggctgtcttccgtagaatttctgaactttgcacgggattttgaaccttatatgcgcctatttcaactgttttaaggttcaaaattggttgaatatattactgagagttgaatgccatctattcaatttcttaaaatgaatatataccagtcaaaacttagttttttgtggaaccatactaaAACcacgtttatgtgacgtcacgtctgttgaacaatggcgacgatacgtctcaattgtatgaagaatgattatttgacaattaagccaaaactaagagatatattatgtattctattgtttaaaataatactttgtgttaattaacatatatggttacttgagtaaatattaaaatctgtatttaagatcaaaaactcgattgccaaattcgcgaaaaaggtgccgccgcgtacaggacttgttcgctatatttattgccgcgggcaaacggttaattgGGTTTGGGCATTTAACAAGACggcaaaaagttcatatcctgtATAATTTATTGACTACCCGCTCGAAGGGATATAGTCAACGTAATAGATTTCTTAAACATATTCATTAAATCATATCTGACGGAGTCGGAAATCTGCTGTAATCTCCCATTGTTCACGCCGGATACCAATTTCATTATTCTTTCAGAGGGGCACGTGACTACTGCCATACAGCTAAGTACTTTTCCGTTGTCATCCAAATGTTCCAATTCGGTTTTGAGCTGGTAAGGTATCTCTTGTGGgagaaaatctaaaaatttagCTCGTATCGCCTCCAATATGAGAGTCTCTTGAGATTGGTTAGTCCAATCGGATTCTGGGTATAACCATTTACCAGGTTTAGCATTTTTCATAAGATATTCCTGCAACGGgcaaatcatatacatataatgttcgaagaatataatttcatttatttttattaacctTGATGGAGTTCAATCCATCGCCTTCTAAAGCTGATATCATAAATACGTCGGAGAATCCACCGAAACCATTCATAGGTCCTTCCTGGGAAAGTTTACTTATGGGTAAACCGGCTATTTTATTATTGCATAGAATTCGAACTACGTCCAACAGTTTGCGTTTAGACTTCATCAGATCTATCTGTAAATGATTTAAGTTTTAGTTGTAGGTATTTGCGTGACTTTTACACACGAATTTTCAGTAGAGTTCGTGCCTTATTAAGAATTAGAAAACTAGGCCGACGGTCAAATTTCTCTAAAAGCTCTACAAGCCCTCTGTGTATGAATTCTCTCGTCCACGGACTTCCTACATCTTGGATTACACCGATTATGTCAGAGTTTTTAAGGCAATTGGAGATGTCGAGACGCATCGACTCGGGTAGATTATATCTGAAAATACTTAACATGTTAAAAATACTGCGATTCTAACTAAAGcggaaaatataacaattactttttcttttctttcggtgAGATTAGACCGGGCGTATCTAAAAATACTATTTGGGTTTTGTCGACATTGCAAATGGCTTCGGCTTTAGTTTTCGTTGTGTGGACTTTATTTGAAGTGGCGCAGACCTGAAAAACGATTGacagaataattaattatttattaatagttttggactatatccataaatcccattctttgtatacattgaacaaaattaaaatagtacataaaaatgtacaaaggagaaagaaaaagtaaaataaaataaagcaaaatatgaataaaatataaaatcacagcgaggcccaaatggaagagagtagattaagattccactcatacattacattcaaattaagaaagtaatgatgagcgcaggttaccagataaatatgttaaaataatatccgataatctacgctcaccgaggtggaaaatatcacattcagggacggcagcaacgatttcattgagaagtcgaatagctcttggtataggagccattcgaaaaagaactgtgcgagcaggaggtacaaccattaaatgatgatgtctaccacgcatataattattaggtacataaagtcccaactgttccggcaacaacgggcatgacgtattaccacgcagtagctggagaacgaaacgaattaacgagaagtttctccgaagttcaagggaattatacccaagcatgcccaaaaggaacggagtgggatagagatatgggtgaTACCcgtactctttcttatatagaaaacgaagaaatgctttttgcactttttcgataataagagagtagtttgcttcatgcggattccacacaatcgcattatactctagcttacttctaacaagcgagttgaaaagcaagcgggaatacaaggggttggagaataacttagcatatctcaagacaaatccaagtcgacgaagggaaacgtcagcgactgtcttgatgtggttgtgaaaggtgaattgaggatcaaaagtgatacccaagtcgaccatagattccacacgcttcaacaatacggatccgatggaatatccgtgacaatagagcgaattcgcacgtccataactcataatggcacattcagttcaagccccaaactggaactgaactctaaaacagcgttaatatccgcttgaaggagagaggcttgcctctcatccttaacagcaaagaataatttaacgtcgtctgcaaacaagagacatgaagcattgcgtagtactaataataataacgaaatTATACGATAATTTCCTAAATAGGATGGTTGCAACATTTTGAATCACCTTTCGATCTAGTAGAGCGTTAATTACAGTACTTTTGCCCGCATTTGGCACACCGACGATAGCAACTTTGATAATTTTCTCAATGTGACTTTCTTGAGGTAATACATCCGTGGAGAACAACTTCAATGAAGTGATGAATTGTTTCGGGTATGAATGTGGATTTCGTATCAGTAAACTGCAGTAGCAGTTGAAACTCTTCAACATTGTGGCTCAAACAGTGGGGCACAAAAGTGAAAGCTAAATTCGAACACAAGTGACGGACAACGAAGAAACGTCAAACGACAACGTGATGTTGTCGATTAGGCCCAAAGGCTAGGCAAGTAGACCAAAGCCGATAATTCGATATTCTtgaggtaaacggactactagtcaaatgtgaacctgtcacaggtCAACTGGTCGATATAGATCTAGattatatctacaaataaataaaacttcatatcgtagctaaacagtaaaaattcaatgcatgaatgtttatttttatttttctttcatttttatatacacatttaattagcaacctttctcgaagaaaaccaacatgaagagacatgaacttgcctatttggttgaaacttttggaaaattgagcggtttaaataaagcaatgcagggatcacaaataaacccacttgttcaaaaagacaaagtaaaagctttcattaaaaatttgaagttatggaaatcaaatttacaaaagaatgagttggatatgttttcactttccaaagatttctgggccacagccaatattgaagcaagtaaaaatctttttattgaccacttggatggtttagtgctgaatttttccaattatttcaaagaccttgatttctcaaaatttttgtggatacagaatccatttaactacaatgaagaagacgaattcgagctgacaaccatcgaaaaagaaaaattgatagaattatcatgcgatagctcactaaaacaaaagtttcaaaattaaaccataattaaattttggatgaatcttagtggatagtatgaatatttgtattgcaaagcaatgcaagtgcttctaccatttgtaacgtcttatttattcgaaacgggcttttcggcactagctgcaatgaaaactaGATATCGAGCCAGGTTGCATATCTAAGTTTCCCATCCGAATTGACGTAATTACTAGTACTCGCCAccgtacctatgcgaaacagcattttcgtcattacttatattaaaaaataagcaaaggtcatgcctttccacggaaactttggaagatgctttgcgagttagcatttctgacattgtactcgatatcgatttgttatgtaaagACATacgacctcatctatcgcattaaattgtttcatgtgtgtatagtttttatttaaaaaaaatgtttttaagcaagttcctataattttgtactaaatataaatatgtgtattataattgtaataattgcttccaaataaaccttttaactagaaaaaaaatttttttaggggccgggaattaattatttcaaatttagggGGACATGAAAGTAATCGGGAAGCACTACTTTATACGACACTTTATTGTATCATAATTTAACTTCAACATGAAATGTATCTTATGAAGCggttcaaatacataaaaaaaaaaaaatacctgtgAGAACATCGACAATATTGGCtactatattataattgtatgatatatgtactttcaaataaattttaaaatatatacctaaatctaaattacagggacaaaattaaaaaaaaaaaccttaaatgcacagtaaatacaatgatttattatgttttcaacacattatacataaacatattcttgaatatataatatattaaaaaaaattgctgttCAACAACATTCAGTGAATCATTGGGATATTCCTCGGTGCCCCCACATACATTCACTAATCCGTCAATTACGGCAGCCGTCGAGCCTGGTCGCTTATATTTCATCGGGAGCAATTCAGTTCGTAGCTTTGAGATAAGATCCATGCACCAGAcctatattttcatgttttgtacatatataaaacattgctaattgttgaatatgagaAGTGAAA from Arctopsyche grandis isolate Sample6627 chromosome 1, ASM5162203v2, whole genome shotgun sequence includes the following:
- the LOC143922610 gene encoding GTPase Era, mitochondrial-like, translating into MLKSFNCYCSLLIRNPHSYPKQFITSLKLFSTDVLPQESHIEKIIKVAIVGVPNAGKSTVINALLDRKVCATSNKVHTTKTKAEAICNVDKTQIVFLDTPGLISPKEKKKYNLPESMRLDISNCLKNSDIIGVIQDVGSPWTREFIHRGLVELLEKFDRRPSFLILNKIDLMKSKRKLLDVVRILCNNKIAGLPISKLSQEGPMNGFGGFSDVFMISALEGDGLNSIKEYLMKNAKPGKWLYPESDWTNQSQETLILEAIRAKFLDFLPQEIPYQLKTELEHLDDNGKVLSCMAVVTCPSERIMKLVSGVNNGRLQQISDSVRYDLMNMFKKSITLTISLRAGSQ